The nucleotide sequence AAGCGGTAAAAAGTTTTGGCAAGGTATTAAAAAATACAGGAAAAGATTTAAAAGGATTAACTCGTCAAGTAGAAGTTGAAATGCCCGGTGTAGGTCGAGTTAGTGTAGGACCTAATATAGAGTTTAGTGAAGTAGTGAATGATTTTAAAAATGAAGTTGGAGATATTAAGGATAACTTTGTAAAGGCGGTTAAGAGTGGAGAGAATAATGCTGATACCATAGGAGACTTATCTAAATTTAATTTTGGAAATTACTTAAAGAAAAAGAGAGGAAATCCGCCATCAGGAATGAGTAAGCCTCATGCGCATCATGTTGCTGTAAAAGGTAATTTTTCTAATCGTAAAAAAATAATTCAAACATATGCTAAGTATTCTAGCGAAGTATTAAAATCGGTTGGGATTGACCCTTATTATGGTATTGAAAATATACACTGGGCACCTAATGAAGGACATTCGAATAGATATATTAAGGCAATTGCCAAAGAATTTTATGAAGTAAAGAAATTAGGTGGTAATAAGGATGATTTTGTAAATAAAATATTAGATATTGTAGATAAATTAAGAAAGGGAAAATTTCCGCCTCAATAGAAAGGAGATATTATGAATAATTTAAGTTGGAGTGATATTAAACGCAGCACTTTTAATGCAATTAAAAAAGGTGATTTAAAATTATTAGCTAATATGATAGATAAGTATCCTAAAGTGATTGATGCTTATAATTCAAGTGGATATTCGCTTTTGCATGTAGCCGCAGAGCAAGATAATGTAGAAGTTCTTGAGTATTTATACAATAATAAAATTGATGTAAATATTACAAGGAAGAACGATGATGGATGTGTGACACCTATACATGGAGCAGTTGATAAGAATTTGATTGGAAATGTTGAATGGTTAATTGCTCATGGAGCTAAAATTGATACAGGAAATGGTATACATGCTACACCTTTAATAGGAGCTGCTTTCAATGGAAATTTAGAAATGGTAAAATTGTTACTAAAAAATGGTGCAGATATAAACGCGTTCTATGATATTGGAGAAGGAATAAATAAAACAAGGATTACACCATTAATTGCAGCTGAGATGGAAGGACATACAGAGACTTGTGAATATTTGTGCAAAAATGGCGCAAGAAAACTTGATGCAAAAAAATATGAGTTAACGCAGATAAAAAATCAACATGATGAGATTTTACAATACTTGCAAAGATACTTTGGAAATGTTAATAAAACTCTTTCTGAAGTTATACCTGCAAGCAATGTTTCCGTAAACTTAAATATAATGAGAAATACTGAAAATGATAAGTTCATAACCATTGTTACAACTGGTATGAGTGACTGTCCCATGGATGATTCTGATGAGGCATTTGAGGAAAGATTTGCTGAATTAATAATAAAGTTACCTAAGGATTGGTTGATAGATAAAAATAATATTAAAGATGTAAATAATTATTGGCCTTTGGGATGGATTAGAAGAATAGCTCATATCCCTCATTTATATGATGGGTGGATTGGTAAAGATATCATTATTCCAAATGGAGAACCTCCTCAGCCTTTTGCACCGAATACAAAATTATCATGTATAATGATATGTCAGCCAGATGAAAAGGAATTGCATAGATTCACAACTTCCAAGGGAAATATAATTAATCTATATACATTGATACCAATTTATAAAGAAGAAAGAAATATGGCATTAATAAAAGGGTGTAAGTATTTAAGAAAAAGGATGGAAGATAGGGGCATTGATGAAATCTTGAATATAACAAGAGAAAATGTTGGATTAAGTGCTGATGAACAATAGATAAATGTGGTATGTGTTGAATAAATAATATCTATTAGATTTTTATATAACAGAAATGCAAGTAAGATGGATGAAATATTCAAGTGACAAGAAATAAATCCACATGAGATATTGGGAGATTTTCCGTCAGGAATCGCATTTGCAAGAATAGT is from Clostridium acetobutylicum ATCC 824 and encodes:
- a CDS encoding suppressor of fused domain protein, with the translated sequence MNNLSWSDIKRSTFNAIKKGDLKLLANMIDKYPKVIDAYNSSGYSLLHVAAEQDNVEVLEYLYNNKIDVNITRKNDDGCVTPIHGAVDKNLIGNVEWLIAHGAKIDTGNGIHATPLIGAAFNGNLEMVKLLLKNGADINAFYDIGEGINKTRITPLIAAEMEGHTETCEYLCKNGARKLDAKKYELTQIKNQHDEILQYLQRYFGNVNKTLSEVIPASNVSVNLNIMRNTENDKFITIVTTGMSDCPMDDSDEAFEERFAELIIKLPKDWLIDKNNIKDVNNYWPLGWIRRIAHIPHLYDGWIGKDIIIPNGEPPQPFAPNTKLSCIMICQPDEKELHRFTTSKGNIINLYTLIPIYKEERNMALIKGCKYLRKRMEDRGIDEILNITRENVGLSADEQ
- a CDS encoding AHH domain-containing protein, whose product is MLVAPGDIGAAAGKASKAESLLGKVGTFSKSIAVSSVENAKNIATLPWRTVDNIGSKVADLRTVLSEGKGAIGDLTKSVVVSSAKSAKNIINLPGRTIDDVKKAAGFVNGKLLPASGEAVKSFGKVLKNTGKDLKGLTRQVEVEMPGVGRVSVGPNIEFSEVVNDFKNEVGDIKDNFVKAVKSGENNADTIGDLSKFNFGNYLKKKRGNPPSGMSKPHAHHVAVKGNFSNRKKIIQTYAKYSSEVLKSVGIDPYYGIENIHWAPNEGHSNRYIKAIAKEFYEVKKLGGNKDDFVNKILDIVDKLRKGKFPPQ